A region from the Cryptosporangium arvum DSM 44712 genome encodes:
- a CDS encoding ABC transporter permease, protein MTSLLTRKKDRIDDLAERGESLSRDAFRRLSRNPVAILGAVIVLLFVLVAIFAPLLAPKDPYVRYLIDEVRQNSPLPARDGFPLGADQNGRDVLSRLIVGARQSLIVGVVATLVGLIVGMLLGGVAGAVGGWVDTVLMRFVDILLSVPSLLLAISIAAVFKSANQWTVIAAVSIVSVPIFARLLRGAMLAQRHADHVLAARALGVQERSIVLRHMLPNSLSAVIVQATLTLATSIIDAAALSFLGLGDADPNRAEWGAMLGDAQTYFDIQPSLAIWPALCIIVVALGFTLFGESLREALDPKNRR, encoded by the coding sequence ATGACGAGCTTGCTCACCCGTAAGAAAGACCGCATCGACGATCTCGCCGAGCGCGGCGAGAGCCTCTCCCGGGACGCGTTCCGCCGGCTCTCCCGCAACCCGGTGGCGATTCTGGGCGCGGTCATCGTGCTCCTGTTCGTGCTGGTCGCGATCTTCGCGCCGCTGCTGGCGCCGAAGGACCCCTACGTCCGCTACCTGATCGACGAGGTGCGCCAGAACTCGCCGCTGCCCGCGCGCGACGGGTTCCCGCTCGGAGCCGACCAGAACGGCCGCGACGTGCTCAGCCGCCTGATCGTCGGCGCCCGCCAGTCACTGATCGTCGGTGTCGTGGCGACGCTCGTCGGCCTGATCGTCGGCATGCTGCTCGGTGGTGTCGCCGGTGCGGTCGGCGGCTGGGTCGACACGGTGCTGATGCGCTTCGTCGACATCCTGCTTTCGGTTCCGAGCCTGCTGCTGGCGATCTCGATCGCGGCGGTGTTCAAGAGCGCGAACCAGTGGACGGTCATCGCGGCCGTCTCGATCGTGTCGGTGCCGATCTTCGCGCGTCTGTTGCGTGGCGCCATGCTCGCGCAACGACATGCCGACCACGTGCTCGCCGCGAGAGCGCTCGGCGTCCAGGAGCGGTCGATCGTGTTGCGGCACATGCTGCCCAACTCGCTGTCGGCGGTGATCGTCCAGGCCACGTTGACGCTCGCCACCTCGATCATCGACGCCGCCGCGCTCTCGTTCCTCGGCCTCGGTGACGCCGACCCGAACCGCGCCGAGTGGGGCGCGATGCTGGGTGACGCCCAGACCTACTTCGACATCCAGCCGTCGTTGGCGATCTGGCCTGCGCTCTGCATCATCGTGGTAGCGCTCGGCTTCACCTTGTTCGGTGAGTCGCTCCGCGAGGCTCTCGATCCCAAGAACCGGCGGTAA
- a CDS encoding Uma2 family endonuclease, with protein MSVAVELHPEPISEEEYLARPYTGQREELIDGVLVVSPGPSRPHQRISFRLATILDQRVTADLEVQEAVNVRLASGRLIVPDLAVLTSVGADDVVAPAAEVVMMAEIFSPSTKQIDRLLKPGLAAEARIPYFWLVDPDGPTVTVHNLDNGSYREVASASGEKLLTVTEPFQVEFRPAELLASRRG; from the coding sequence ATGAGTGTTGCCGTGGAGTTGCATCCGGAGCCGATCAGCGAAGAGGAGTATCTCGCGCGTCCGTACACGGGCCAGCGCGAGGAACTCATCGACGGGGTGCTCGTCGTGAGCCCCGGACCGAGCCGGCCGCACCAGCGAATCTCGTTCCGGCTGGCGACGATTCTTGACCAACGGGTCACCGCAGACTTGGAGGTACAGGAGGCAGTCAATGTTCGGCTCGCCTCTGGTCGCCTCATCGTCCCCGATCTTGCCGTCCTCACGAGTGTTGGCGCTGATGATGTCGTCGCGCCGGCCGCGGAGGTGGTGATGATGGCTGAGATCTTCTCGCCGTCGACCAAGCAGATCGATCGGCTCCTGAAGCCGGGGCTGGCGGCGGAGGCGCGGATCCCGTATTTCTGGCTCGTGGACCCGGACGGGCCTACCGTCACCGTCCATAATCTTGATAACGGGTCGTATCGAGAAGTGGCCTCAGCGAGCGGAGAAAAGCTACTCACGGTCACGGAACCGTTTCAGGTGGAGTTCCGACCTGCGGAGTTGCTCGCGTCACGCCGCGGATAA
- a CDS encoding ABC transporter substrate-binding protein, translating into MLREGYVYRVRRALAAAVSVGLAVSLAACADSERGEGGEGDNNATLTIAGTGKPKNFDPIFNDDGESFRPARQIYDTLIQNKAGSAELEPALATKWDVSPDGKQITFTLREGVKFQDGTDFNAEAACFNLDRWFNMKGAAAQSQMIYYQDVFGGFAKNETDAGGDPYYKGCQATNPTTAVMSLNKFRGALPAALTLTAFSISSPTALKKYDADKVTQSGDSFTYAAYATEHPVGTGPYKFESYDASNGTTTLVRNEDYWGEKAKTAKLVIRTIEQESARKQELESGAVDIIDFPAAQDWKALEGKGMKVEVRPAFNVLYLGMNEKNPKLKDLRVRQAIAYAINREQLVKTKLPEGAEVAKEFMPKTLTGYADDVTEYKYDPAKAKQLLAAAGATNLSLKFYYPTEVTRPYMPDPKAIYTSIAADLTAAGIKVEPVARPWNGGYKDDIQQAGKHDLHLLGWTGDFNDAYNFVGTFFGREKPEFGFTDKAAFAAIAAADGEPDATKREEAYKQVNRDLLGKYLPALPISHSPPAIATAGNIDGLVASPLTDERFYTVSKS; encoded by the coding sequence ATGTTGAGGGAGGGTTACGTGTACCGAGTCCGACGGGCACTCGCCGCCGCAGTGAGCGTGGGCTTAGCGGTCTCGCTGGCGGCTTGTGCGGACAGCGAGCGAGGTGAAGGCGGGGAGGGCGACAACAACGCCACCCTGACCATCGCCGGCACCGGGAAGCCGAAAAACTTCGACCCGATCTTCAACGACGACGGAGAGAGCTTCCGGCCGGCTCGTCAGATCTACGACACGCTGATCCAGAACAAGGCGGGTTCCGCCGAGCTGGAGCCGGCGCTGGCGACGAAGTGGGACGTCAGCCCGGACGGCAAGCAGATCACGTTCACGCTCCGCGAGGGCGTGAAGTTCCAGGACGGCACGGACTTCAACGCCGAGGCCGCCTGCTTCAACCTGGACCGCTGGTTCAACATGAAGGGCGCTGCCGCCCAGAGCCAGATGATCTACTACCAGGACGTCTTCGGCGGTTTCGCCAAGAACGAGACCGACGCCGGTGGCGACCCGTACTACAAGGGCTGCCAGGCGACGAACCCGACGACCGCGGTCATGAGCCTGAACAAGTTCCGGGGCGCGCTCCCGGCGGCTCTCACGCTCACCGCGTTCTCGATCTCCAGCCCCACCGCGCTGAAGAAGTACGACGCGGACAAGGTCACGCAGTCCGGCGACAGCTTCACGTACGCGGCCTACGCGACCGAGCACCCCGTCGGCACCGGCCCGTACAAGTTCGAGTCCTACGACGCCTCGAACGGCACCACGACGCTGGTCCGCAACGAGGACTACTGGGGCGAGAAGGCCAAGACGGCCAAGCTCGTCATCCGCACGATCGAGCAGGAGTCCGCGCGTAAGCAGGAGCTCGAGTCGGGTGCGGTCGACATCATCGACTTCCCGGCCGCGCAGGACTGGAAGGCGCTCGAGGGCAAGGGCATGAAGGTCGAGGTCCGCCCGGCGTTCAACGTCCTCTACCTCGGTATGAACGAGAAGAACCCGAAGCTGAAGGACCTCCGGGTCCGGCAGGCCATCGCCTACGCGATCAACCGCGAGCAGCTGGTGAAGACCAAGCTGCCCGAGGGCGCCGAGGTGGCCAAGGAGTTCATGCCGAAGACGCTCACCGGGTACGCCGACGACGTCACCGAGTACAAGTACGACCCGGCCAAGGCCAAGCAGCTGCTCGCCGCCGCCGGCGCGACCAACCTGTCGCTGAAGTTCTACTACCCGACCGAGGTCACCCGGCCGTACATGCCGGACCCCAAGGCGATCTACACCTCGATCGCCGCGGACCTGACCGCTGCGGGCATCAAGGTCGAGCCGGTGGCCCGTCCGTGGAACGGCGGCTACAAGGACGACATCCAGCAGGCCGGTAAGCACGACCTGCACCTGCTCGGCTGGACCGGCGACTTCAACGACGCCTACAACTTCGTCGGCACGTTCTTCGGGCGGGAGAAGCCCGAGTTCGGCTTCACCGACAAGGCTGCTTTCGCCGCCATCGCGGCTGCGGACGGCGAGCCGGACGCCACGAAGCGCGAGGAGGCCTACAAGCAGGTCAACCGTGACCTGCTCGGCAAGTACCTGCCGGCGCTGCCCATCTCGCACTCGCCGCCGGCGATCGCGACGGCGGGCAACATCGACGGTCTCGTCGCCAGCCCGCTGACCGACGAGCGGTTCTACACGGTCTCGAAGAGCTGA
- the recR gene encoding recombination mediator RecR: MYEGAVQDLIDELGRLPGVGPKSAQRIAFHILNADPVDVKRLAEVLNRVKVEVRFCRICFNIAESDECRVCRDARRGDDVICVVEEPKDVVAVERTREFRGKYHVLGGAINPLEGVGPDQLRIRELMTRLQSGLVKELILATDPNTEGEATATYLALLVKPMGLRVTRLASGLPVGGDLEYADEVTLGRAFSGRRSLDI; the protein is encoded by the coding sequence TTGTACGAAGGGGCCGTTCAGGACCTCATCGACGAGCTGGGTCGGCTGCCCGGCGTCGGCCCGAAGAGCGCCCAGCGGATCGCGTTCCACATCCTCAACGCCGACCCGGTCGACGTGAAGCGGCTCGCCGAGGTGCTCAACCGCGTCAAAGTGGAAGTCCGGTTCTGCCGGATCTGCTTCAACATCGCCGAGTCCGACGAGTGTCGAGTGTGCCGTGACGCGAGGCGGGGCGACGACGTGATCTGTGTCGTCGAGGAGCCGAAGGACGTCGTCGCGGTCGAGCGCACCCGCGAGTTCCGCGGGAAGTACCACGTGCTCGGCGGCGCGATCAATCCGCTCGAAGGGGTCGGGCCCGATCAGCTGCGTATCCGGGAGTTGATGACGCGGCTGCAGTCGGGGCTGGTCAAGGAACTGATCCTGGCGACCGACCCGAACACCGAGGGTGAGGCGACGGCGACGTACCTCGCGCTGCTCGTCAAGCCGATGGGTTTGCGTGTGACCCGGCTCGCCAGCGGGCTGCCGGTCGGCGGCGACCTCGAATACGCTGATGAAGTCACGCTGGGACGAGCATTTTCCGGGCGCCGCTCGCTGGATATCTGA
- a CDS encoding ABC transporter permease has product MLRYVVRRLVGVIPTLFVLSFLLYVWLRSLPGGPATALLGDKATPEKIASLNHTLGLDQPIWVQYAKFVGRVFTGDFGSSLASSRPVGAELADALPATIELSVAALLFAVLLGIPLGYLSAKLRGGFFDNATVIATLIGVAVPVFFLGYMLKSWFAVDLGWLPPSGRVTAGLDQTKITGFLILDGILTREWDVVWDSIKHLILPAITLGTIPLAVIVRITRASVLDVLNEDYVRTAEAKGLRSRTIRNRHVLRNGLLPVSTTIGLQAGLLLAGAVLTEKVFVWGGIGSLLAEGIEKRDYPRLQALILVAALTYVLVNLLVDLSYALIDPRVRVR; this is encoded by the coding sequence ATGCTTCGGTACGTCGTGCGCCGGTTGGTCGGCGTCATCCCGACGCTGTTCGTGCTGTCGTTCCTGCTCTATGTCTGGCTGCGTTCGCTGCCGGGCGGGCCGGCGACAGCACTTCTCGGCGATAAGGCCACCCCAGAGAAGATTGCTTCTCTGAATCACACACTGGGGTTGGATCAGCCCATCTGGGTTCAGTACGCCAAGTTCGTCGGGCGGGTGTTCACCGGTGACTTCGGGTCGTCGCTGGCTAGTTCGCGCCCGGTGGGCGCCGAACTTGCCGACGCGCTGCCGGCCACGATCGAGCTGAGCGTCGCCGCGCTGCTCTTCGCCGTCCTGCTGGGTATCCCGCTGGGGTACCTGTCGGCCAAGCTCCGTGGGGGCTTCTTCGACAACGCCACGGTGATCGCGACGCTGATCGGCGTCGCCGTGCCGGTGTTCTTCCTCGGTTACATGCTCAAGTCGTGGTTCGCGGTGGACCTGGGATGGTTGCCGCCGTCCGGGCGCGTCACCGCCGGCCTGGACCAGACAAAAATCACCGGCTTCCTCATCCTCGACGGGATCCTGACCCGCGAGTGGGACGTCGTCTGGGACTCGATCAAGCACCTGATCCTGCCGGCGATCACGCTGGGCACGATCCCGCTCGCGGTCATCGTCCGGATCACCCGCGCCTCCGTGCTGGACGTGCTGAACGAGGACTACGTCCGCACCGCCGAGGCGAAGGGCCTGCGCTCGCGCACGATCCGCAACCGGCACGTCCTGCGCAACGGCCTGCTGCCGGTGTCGACGACGATCGGTCTGCAGGCCGGTCTGCTGCTCGCGGGCGCGGTGCTCACCGAGAAGGTGTTCGTCTGGGGCGGCATCGGATCGTTGCTCGCCGAAGGCATCGAGAAACGCGACTATCCGAGATTGCAGGCGCTGATCCTCGTCGCCGCGTTGACGTACGTGCTGGTCAACTTGCTGGTGGACCTCTCCTACGCACTCATTGACCCACGGGTGCGTGTGCGATGA
- a CDS encoding YbaB/EbfC family nucleoid-associated protein, whose translation MQPGGQLDMQAILAQAQQMQQHIMEAQAQLAEAEFTGVAGGGLVTATVTGTGELTGLAIQPAAVDPEDTETLADLVVAAVRAANAEAQKAAADSMGPLAGGLPGLPGLGM comes from the coding sequence GTGCAACCCGGTGGTCAGCTCGACATGCAGGCGATTCTCGCCCAGGCGCAGCAGATGCAGCAGCACATCATGGAAGCCCAGGCCCAGCTGGCTGAGGCCGAGTTCACCGGCGTCGCCGGGGGCGGCCTGGTCACCGCGACCGTGACGGGCACCGGTGAGCTCACCGGGCTGGCCATCCAGCCCGCCGCGGTCGACCCGGAGGACACCGAGACCCTCGCCGACCTGGTGGTCGCTGCGGTCCGGGCCGCCAACGCCGAGGCGCAGAAAGCCGCCGCCGATTCGATGGGGCCGTTGGCGGGCGGATTGCCCGGCCTGCCCGGCCTGGGGATGTAG